In Besnoitia besnoiti strain Bb-Ger1 chromosome I, whole genome shotgun sequence, the genomic window GGTGGCCGTATCGCAGTCCAGTCAGATCCACGGGCCGCCACGGGGGGTGTCCAGAGACTCCGCCGTCCCCGTGAGAGTTCACCCGTCTTCCGGCACCACACGTCGTTCACGTTTCCCGCAGACACCGGAATCCTCTGGACATGTCCAGGCAGATTTCAATAGGAACCCGCACGAGCGTGTTTCCACGCTTCAGCCAAACCCCGGTGGAGCAGCCGTCTCGCAAACGAGGTCGCGCAGTCCTTCGGCACACACGAATTTCAGGCGTCCCGACCCGCCTCGAGGTTTGCAACTCGAGCTGCCCCTCAGAGGCAGCCCCGATGCACATATGAGGCGTGGAGAAGCCCGACAGCCGTCGTCGAGCGAGGGCACCCACCGCAGAGCTTCCGAGGCCAGCGGTCAATGCCAACGTGACTGGCAAAACAACGAATGTGCAGCACAGCCTGCGGTGAGTTAGTCGCGATGTAGCTTTTTGCTGAACGAAGAGGGTGTCCGGCCAAAACTGATGAAACTGTCTGGCCTCACGCAGCGTGCACAGCCGTCGCATGTGTAGTCTGTCTTCCACTGGGTTCCGTGCAGCCTTCTGGCGCTCGAGCTGAAGGGTCGCAACATTTTCAGCGATCAAAAGACAAAGTCCTTACAGATGTACAGATTTCTaagcgcgacgcggactTGTGCCACACAAAGAGATCCGAGGGATATCAACGATATATTCGAGCCGTTCCACGAGAAGGCAGACTGCGATCGCACCGGGCCACATGGCACCCGGTGACGCCTTGTTCGTCGCAGGTCCGCAGGCGAGTTCGCTGTTTACTTGCGGGTTGTTTGATAGTGGTGATACGGTGGCACGGGCTCGTCTGTTGACAACATGGCGCCCTTCTAGCGCAGCCTGTATAACCTCAGAGGCTTACCGAAATctcggctgcgcagcagcggtgGTGGACACCGGAGGCGGAGCCCAACTCTTATATACATCACAGTATTCACTAGGAGACTTGTCTGTCTGTTGCACTGCTTCTCTACAGAGTCTCAGCGTCAAGCAATGGAGAGATCTTCTGAGCAAGTGGCGCCGACAAGTGCACCTATGGACGAACGTGAGTTATGCAGATGACAGCGGCGCCAACTACAGTGCGACGCATGATACTTCCAGGCCACCTCATTTGTTCTGCGGGATATCCACGTGCTACTGCAGCTTCCCGAAAGCGTCTATTGCAGGATCGCGAGTATGCCTGTCAAAGAACAAGTGAAAGCCCTCGGAAGCATGACAGCCCGGGAATTGGACTCAAGAGACGAGATCCACGAAACTGCTGCAGCCAGCGATGGAGCCTGCCAACCACCCCCCAACAATGAGGTATGCTCCAGGTCGTCCAAGAGCCAGATGAGCGGTTGCGGCGCGACAGCACGTTCCGCCCTCTTGGGACGTGTACTGATTCCTCTCTGTCGTTTTTGTCTCCGAGTGTTGCAGCCCATTGGCAGGTCATCCGAGGAAATAGCTCGTTGGTTGATGGCAGCTGACGTGACAACCGGAGAGGAATCTAATGTTTCAGGTTCGGCAAGCAACTCGGCTTCGCTTTGCAGGCCAGTTTTATTTGTACCCTCGTGGTATCGAACAACCTTGCATCGCAGGAAGTGAGTGGGCCTCCACGGTTCGCCTGATCAACCCAAGTTTCTCGACGCGTTAGAAGCTATTGGGAGCGACACTGACCGTGGCCTTGTAATATCCTGTTCAGGTTCGACGTTGCCCATGAAAACGActtcgcagctgcagctgctgagcTCTCTAAACGTATGAGTAAGGCATCAAAGCTATTCAAGCGCATATGCTTTCACTGAGCTCGCACTGGTTTGTGCACGAAACGTTGTTTCTGCGTGCGTATTGATTGTGTGGACTCAGGAGGACGGAGCTCTTACCACCAAAAACATttcagcagcggcgccacgtTTATGCGCTCCGTGTACGGGCGGTGCTGCGATGCACTGCAGCAATTCGAAGTGGATACGGTTACATCTACTGTATCGGGCGGCATTGATGCTGCTGCATACGAAAGTTCACAGGGCCAGGTGACGTTCGCTGAGTCTGAAGACCTGCCGCTAGACATGGCACTTAGACTTGCGAGACGGCAGCCGGACCTCATCGGTCACGTAGAAGGGAAAACGTGCCTCAGTAATTCATCGCATACCATCTCTGCGCGGCCAGTGGATAGCGGTGCTAGTCTCCTCAGACGCATGTGCCAGGAGCAACGAGAAAAAGCGGTGCTTCTGACAGAGAATCCGCCGTTTGACGAGGCTGTCGGTCCACGGAATATCGAACCGCTTCGTTTTTGTGGGCGACGTAGAAACTGTGGACGCAGGAGATTCTTGTAAAAGCGTGCTTCGGATTGCATACGTCTCAATAAATCACGCAGTCACGGCGCTTTACACAAAAAAACCCATGACTCGTCCTGTCACGGAGTCGACAGGGCCGCCCGTTTCTCTGGTAACTTGCAGGCCCTCTGGCGGTGGACCGCCTTCCACCTATGAATGTAAAAACAATGAGTTGCTTGACCGTAGATATATCATCTTTGATTACGTACCATGTCGCGCAACAGAGCTTCTCCACCTACACATGGCCAGAAGACTGTAATGGGGATCATCTCTAGCCTGCCTTATAAGGTCACGCAGTATACGACAGACCTGCACATGTTGACATGGCGGCTTCCTTTTCGTCTGGCGTCAAGCTGACGAAGTTCTGCCGCTCTTCGCACGGTCCCTCATAGTGAGCCTGGAAAAGCAATGCTGCAAGTTTAGCACAATAATGCAGTCTACGGGAGTCACACCGGAGCCAAGCATGCTTTCCGCGTCTCAGTCCACTCTAGGGGGCATGGAGCATTGAAATCTCGTTGGCACTTGTCCTCTGCGCAGGGCCAGTCCGCTTGGCATCTCTCCTCGAAGTCTATTTTGTCTTGCTCAGTCATGCCAGCGGCATCAACTTCCTCCCTGCAAGGGCCTGCATAGGTATCCTGAACAGAGGAGCGTAGAGGGAGCTCTCCCCACGGCATGTCATTGTGGTTACCGACGGCACACACTTTTCGAGGGTCACGTTTGCCCAACTTTGGGGACACGCGAAGGAGTAATCCCGCCGGCATTTACTCTCACAGGGGAATCGAACATTGCATCTGTTCTCGAACAGCTGCTTGGTTTCGGTGTCGAAGCTGCCGATGCTTTCTACTGGTCCGCAAGGGCCGTCGTAACCTACTGGAGCTCTGCACTTTCCCTCTCCGCCTGTTTAGCAAATGTGTGTCTGGGGTAAACGAAGTTCGGTGAGAAACACCGCGTCTTACCAGCTAATGTCCAGCCCTCGGGACACGCTGCAGAGTAATCTCTCTTACACGGCCCTTGACACGGCCCTGAATGATGATGGCCATAATCGTAAACGGCAAAAACTCTCTTAGAAAGACATATGCATACAGTACACATCGCAAGCGGCGCTCCATCTTTCCCTTTCCTCCCTGAGCACAGCATGAATGTGCCGTTAGAGGCATAGAGGATCAATGACCATCTCGTACCGAGAAAGACCCGCAAAACTGGATGTTCTTGAGCAGCGCCCTAACGAACTCCTTTCCTGAGCGCCCATGCAAGGAAAACAGGACTTTCAGGCTCACCGGAGTAGGAGAACGGCGCGGAACACTGGCCCCCTCCAATGCTAAAAGCATTGATATGCATATAATACTGCGAGGCAGCACAGGGCACCTTACTCTGTCCATCCAGCAGGACACAATTGCATGTAGTCCCGTACGCATTTCTTTAAGCTGTTGATGCATGTCTGGAAGCGTTTGCTTCTCAGTGTGCACCGCGTGCCATTACCATGGCCACGTTATGAGGCACTCGCGCTCTTTTGACTGCTTTTCCTCTTTAGAGAGGGCAAAGCTTTGGTGTTTCTGACAGGGTCCTGGAAAGCCAGTTTGACAATCCACTACATTTCCTCAGTGCGTAAACCTCACCGATATAAGCCTCTGGCGCAGTGCAGGACGAGCCATCACCAGCTTCGGTCCACGAGAAAGGGCAGAGGAACGAGTAGTCTTGGTCGCAGGCTTCAGCCTCTGCGTAAGCAGCTCTCAGGGCCCTCGCTACTTCGGGCGACATCGTCTCCTCCAGGCCTATCAGATCGTATCCCATTGAGGAGGCTTGCAGCGAGCGAGTCCTCCTTGCGGCTTCCTCGGCTCGGTCAACACTTCCCTGCAGCTGGTTTGCAGTATTGCATTCATTTTCTGCTGTTGCTGAGGCAGTTCTTTGCCTACAAGATCTTCGCACTGTTTAGCCATATCGCGGGcctttttctgtctctccagTAGTTCTGCATATTGTTCTGTACCAGTGGCCGAATGACGGTTCTGGTAAACCTTTCTCACATGGGCAAGCGCGTACCTTTTGCTACGTCGTCACACTTTACAGTCAGCTGCGCTTCCACTTGCCTTCTGTGAGTGAATGAAACCAGCTCAGAAGGCATTGCCTCAAGAGACTACTAAAGCGTAGGGCAAGGGTACAGCTACCTTGGACATCTCGCTTTGCGCGTGCGACAGGCACTGCTTGCGTAGTTCATCTTTGGACGGGACTAACATCGCCGCTcgctgagcagcagctgctgctgactGCTTGCACTCAGCTGttttcgctgcctcgcttctcAACACTCTACTCAACAACATTGATTGTTGCTCCTGTGTCTCGCGGTTTCTTCCTGAGAAAGACGAGAATTCCCGCCCGCCATCACTCTGTAACTCAGCTGGGGGACGAAAGCGAAATGCATGACCTCGAGAGAAGACTTCAGCCCACACTACGGCACATAAGCAATGAAGGACGACCCTCATTGTGAAATTCCTCAGCAGCAGGCACAGTAAACGCGGGCtacgcgaggaggaaaagcgGAAAAGAGGGAGTCACCGTCTGGATTTGATGCACGTGATGAGCGAAGTGTTCGTACAGCTGACTCCCTCCGGTTTTGTCCCGTGGAGGAACTCATTAGACGCTACGGGTATAATATATCTACTTGTCCACGTAAGGGTGGTGGTCGTGGAGCCCTCTTGACTATTCCTCGTCAATACAACTACAACCAATGAATGCCCCGTTATACCTCAGATCAAATCACGTGCTGTCCTGCGTGGCGGCTGTACGGAGATCGCGTGTGGCAGTTCCTCGTATGGGGGAGTGCGTGTATCAACAGCTGTGAAACTGTAGCTCTCACTAGTGACAAGCTGCACCGTTGCCCTACAACTATGTATATCGTGCTTACGTCAATGACACATAAACCTGTCTACGGAATCGAGTAGGTGAGTGGTTCATGAGAAAAGAAGACTTTATCTTGGCAACCCGCGGTGGCGGTGTAACAGCAAACGTGCGGGCGAGTTGGGGGATCGCGtgcgctcgccctctcgtGCAGGCAGTGCCCAGTGCAACATCGAAGCCGATGAGAGAATGCTGGGTAGTGTGTACCAACCGTCTCTACGTATCTGTGTCCTGGCACCATGCCTACGGAAGCAATGTTGAAATCGAGCCCTTTCTCTGTCACTCCAGGCAGTACTGTGTTCGTTGGAGCTGCGATGCCACCCTTGCTGTGACGTGAAGTGCGCAGAatggcggcagcagcaaTGATGACCGCAGGAAGTGCGTGCGCTGGCATCACTACTTCATTCACTGCATTACTATTTCAGGCTTTACTGTGCTGGAAGGCACAAACCACTGTCGAGCTATCCTGCACGGTAGAGAGAGTCATAGGCGTTGCATGCCCCAGCGCATCTGGCTGACAGCTGTCACATTCGCACAGGCTGCTGAACCGAGTTTGCCCCCTCCTCCTTACAAAGACTGCTACCCGAGACTATCATCCCTAAGGTCGAGCCTTTTCTCTTAGATTCCAATACAGTCAGCCGCCATTCAATATCGATTGCCGCGTCTGACTGTCTTCACAATTTGCGTTGAGATGGCACAGAGAAACACACGATTCTACGGTGCCGCATCCGCGCGTTACCAACCACCACACAAGGCATATGTCAACAGCCTTCCAAAAAAAACGTATCAGCAAGCATTTGTCCAGCCGATTTGCAGTGAAGCATCCATTAAAGCGGTAGACGGCAGCACACGCCCCAAGCTCGGCGGGGGCAccacggctgcggcgacgagggcccCCCAAAAGGAACAACAAAATGCGACGGAAGCAAGCGTATCAAGACTCTGGAAAACAGAATACATGATTACTTTTGATTCTGCGAAACATGTGTCTCTCGACAAGTACGAGAGAAGGCTTGTTGATTTCGGCAGGCAAAGTTGGAAAATCGGTACAACATGAGTTATTCGTTTGTGGACTGAAAACAACGCACTAAAATATATGGATTACCAGCCCACTTCATTCGAATGTTGTTTGCGTTCGCAGGCAGAAGACTACAGTTTGCAATCCGGCAGCGCAGCCCatctgcctcctccgtccACGGGTGGAGACAATGTACACGTCAGGTGCGCAGTTGGACAAGCCTGCGTATAAGAGAGAGTTCTCTATGCTACAACGAAGACATACGAGATGTACGCACTGCTAAATGAAGGACACAGACACATGCAGGCAAGCAATACCGTGTCAGATATCTTCTGTTCGTATAGCCAGAGTTTCGTCGGAGACTCTCAGGTCCAGAGGGCTTTGTTCTCATCATCAGAGACCGTGGTGACTTGTTGTTACTGTCCCCAGAAATAGGGCACTCCGGCAGGTCTCCAACGGAATTTCTGCCCGGGACTTCTAACTGTCTCCCTTTCAATAAAACAGAACTCACGTACGTGCTGCCTCAGTGAAGCATCGGATGTGGATCTCAGACGTTCTCAGCGTGTCAACTTGCAGCCTGGACTGGTTTATATGTGCCTTCTTCATGAACAGGAGGGGCACTCCAGGCCACGAAGGTCACATCCCCGGTTACTCCGTAAGATACACGTTCGATTCGAAGCCGTAGTGCCACGCTGTCGAATCTGCCCGAGTTGAGGCTTTCTTCCTAGCAGATTTGCTGCTATTATCGGCAGGGGTATATAACTCAAAATATGCCATCTACTACTCGCCAACGGCAGACGAAAGACGGACGTCCAAGACCAGCTAACAAAGCGAACCTCTTGCAAACATAGTGAGCCTTCAGTACACGCGTTCAGCCTCTCCTCTGAACGGCGACACCGAGCCATCGCTAGCACCGAATGGGGAGTATTAACTTTCATACGTTGCTTAAGAAGATGAACGCCTAACATAGCATTTATCGAGAAGCATGCGTGAAAACACGAATCCATATCTTTTAGATAATCTCCCGTTTCTCCCTCAACTCTTTAGTCTTAGGTACACTCCCGGGTTCATGGGCTTCGTTCCCGCGGAATAACAGCTGGGGAAaagcccgcgccgccgtgccGCCATCCCGAGCTCCAGCAGTCCCGCCAGCACCGAAACCAAGTGGCGCGAACCTCAAACTACCAATAGTAACGCGAAAGTGCTGATTCCTTCTGGTGACCAAAATACCGAACGAAATGTAGCGAACTTCGCCTGGGAATACAGTCCTCCTTTTTTCGGTGAGAATGAAAGAACATGCCGCTCTGAATAACCTGCGCTGGTACAGAGGAACTCCGGGAGCCTCCGGAGAAGCCGTAGTTAAATATCATCCAAGCGAAATCCTCTAAACCCGCCGTGGAAGTGGTTGATCCACACAATTCGGCGGCTACACCTGTACCCTGGAGTTATGGGATCTGCGTTTCGTGCACAACGCGAACGAACGTAGGTATAAGAGCGAGAGGGGGAATTCCTTACA contains:
- a CDS encoding hypothetical protein (encoded by transcript BESB_005850) → MNRGSRTPFQPPRGPPPRQGFSSGGCRFPPSTGVDASCFTQWNGDQGPFLSPGEERSRRSAAWVKRQRPDSFSGTMGSRGLQGMQSDFPPPKRGHTQTESCPGRNSGQQVAVSQSSQIHGPPRGVSRDSAVPVRVHPSSGTTRRSRFPQTPESSGHVQADFNRNPHERVSTLQPNPGGAAVSQTRSRSPSAHTNFRRPDPPRGLQLELPLRGSPDAHMRRGEARQPSSSEGTHRRASEASGQCQRDWQNNECAAQPASLSVKQWRDLLSKWRRQVHLWTNLPESVYCRIASMPVKEQVKALGSMTARELDSRDEIHETAAASDGACQPPPNNEVRQATRLRFAGQFYLYPRGIEQPCIAGSSTLPMKTTSQLQLLSSLNV
- a CDS encoding cpw-wpc domain-containing protein (encoded by transcript BESB_005860); the protein is MGYDLIGLEETMSPEVARALRAAYAEAEACDQDYSFLCPFSWTEAGDGSSCTAPEAYIGPCQKHQSFALSKEEKQSKERECLITWPCLKKCVRDYMQLCPAGWTDIGGGQCSAPFSYSGRCSRTSSFAGLSREERERWSAACDVYWPCQGPCKRDYSAACPEGWTLAGGEGKCRAPVGYDGPCGPVESIGSFDTETKQLFENRCNVRFPCESKCRRDYSFACPQSWANVTLEKCVPSDTYAGPCREEVDAAGMTEQDKIDFEERCQADWPCAEDKCQRDFNAPCPLEWTETRKACLAPAHYEGPCEERQNFVSLTPDEKEAAMSTCAGLSYTA